A single genomic interval of Terriglobus albidus harbors:
- a CDS encoding Flp family type IVb pilin produces the protein MKNKMWMMYLTVKDVLSNEDGQDLIEYALVVALIAFAATAGMNTLAGNINTAFQNIGTKLTNAIG, from the coding sequence ATGAAGAACAAAATGTGGATGATGTACCTGACGGTAAAGGACGTTCTGAGCAACGAGGACGGCCAGGATCTTATCGAATACGCGCTGGTGGTTGCACTGATCGCCTTCGCCGCTACGGCCGGAATGAACACCCTGGCGGGTAATATCAACACCGCGTTCCAGAACATCGGCACGAAGCTTACTAACGCCATCGGCTGA
- a CDS encoding DUF192 domain-containing protein has translation MEHSAMALLKWISGIFASHAERPEIHLIVKNITRGTELARCIDVADTSKTRRKGLLGQKKLAQGGGLWIVPCAGIHTFRMQFAIDLVYLSRDKRVRKIRHSVPPWRISLCLLAHSVLELEAGSVCSSGTRRGDRLELPLALHKND, from the coding sequence ATGGAACATAGCGCCATGGCTCTTCTCAAATGGATCTCGGGCATTTTCGCTTCACACGCGGAGAGGCCCGAGATCCATTTAATCGTCAAAAATATAACACGCGGCACCGAGTTAGCCCGATGCATTGACGTAGCAGATACAAGCAAAACCCGCAGAAAAGGGTTGCTTGGACAAAAGAAACTCGCACAAGGAGGAGGCCTATGGATCGTTCCCTGCGCGGGGATTCACACCTTCAGAATGCAGTTCGCGATCGATCTTGTCTATCTGAGCCGTGATAAGCGAGTAAGAAAAATAAGACATAGCGTGCCTCCCTGGAGGATTTCATTATGTCTTCTCGCTCACTCCGTACTGGAATTAGAAGCCGGCTCCGTTTGCAGCAGCGGAACGCGCCGCGGCGATCGGCTTGAGTTACCCTTGGCGCTCCACAAGAACGACTAA
- a CDS encoding glycosyltransferase family 2 protein — protein sequence MLLSVVVPVLNEAETIPLFLPRLRAALHGRIWEVIFIDDGSTDATSEILGELASNDPCVKVLRFTRNFGHQAAVTAGLDFADGDAVVVMDVDLQDPPELLPEMLALYEQGYDVVSPQRISRESETRFKRWTAALFYRTLSRISSHQLTQDVGDFRLFSHRAVNAIRSLREEHRYMRGMIAWLGMKEALLPFRRCARVAGETKYPLAKMLRFAWTGISSFSAFPLRISIAAGSFLGGAGFLYLLWVLYLALWTKTLIPGWASVVAMQCTFSGMLLLALGAVGDYVARTYEETKGRPLYVVNDTCNVSSPQHGLTRAVLLEKPQPRKAVVIGADEAPDHSIEAETTLNSLTSLRA from the coding sequence ATGCTTCTTTCGGTTGTGGTTCCAGTACTCAATGAAGCGGAAACAATACCGTTGTTCCTCCCGCGCCTTCGCGCCGCACTGCACGGCCGGATCTGGGAGGTTATCTTCATAGACGATGGAAGCACCGATGCGACATCGGAGATTCTTGGAGAACTCGCCTCGAACGATCCATGTGTAAAGGTGCTCCGTTTTACTCGTAACTTCGGCCATCAGGCTGCCGTCACGGCGGGACTCGACTTCGCCGATGGTGACGCCGTAGTGGTCATGGATGTAGACCTGCAGGATCCGCCGGAGCTGCTGCCAGAGATGCTTGCACTGTATGAGCAAGGCTATGACGTTGTGTCGCCACAGAGGATCTCCCGCGAGTCGGAGACCAGGTTCAAACGGTGGACCGCGGCTCTGTTCTATCGGACCCTTTCGCGGATTTCCAGCCATCAACTCACTCAGGATGTTGGAGATTTTCGACTCTTCAGCCACAGGGCGGTCAATGCCATCCGCTCTCTTCGAGAAGAACACCGGTACATGCGCGGCATGATTGCATGGCTGGGAATGAAAGAAGCCTTGCTTCCCTTTCGGCGCTGTGCCCGCGTAGCAGGCGAAACGAAGTATCCACTCGCCAAGATGCTTCGTTTTGCATGGACAGGTATTTCTTCGTTCTCTGCATTTCCGTTGCGGATAAGCATCGCGGCGGGCAGCTTCCTTGGCGGAGCCGGTTTTCTGTACCTCTTATGGGTGCTGTACCTGGCGCTTTGGACGAAGACACTTATCCCCGGATGGGCATCCGTTGTCGCCATGCAGTGCACGTTCTCCGGGATGCTTCTACTGGCCCTGGGCGCCGTGGGAGACTATGTCGCCCGCACCTATGAAGAGACCAAAGGCCGGCCTCTCTATGTCGTGAACGACACGTGCAACGTCTCTTCGCCGCAGCATGGGCTTACACGTGCGGTGCTTCTGGAAAAACCTCAGCCGCGAAAGGCGGTTGTGATCGGCGCCGATGAAGCACCCGATCATAGCATCGAGGCAGAGACAACGCTGAACTCACTCACAAGCCTGCGAGCATAA
- a CDS encoding Flp family type IVb pilin translates to MKFEFRKLAVMVRAVLLGDEGQDLIEYALVVALIAFAATAGMNTLATNINTAFQNIGTTLTNAIG, encoded by the coding sequence ATGAAATTCGAATTTAGAAAACTTGCTGTCATGGTTCGAGCCGTCCTTCTGGGAGACGAAGGCCAGGATCTTATCGAATACGCGCTGGTGGTTGCACTCATCGCCTTCGCCGCTACGGCCGGAATGAACACCCTGGCGACCAATATCAACACCGCGTTCCAGAACATCGGCACGACGCTTACCAATGCCATTGGGTGA
- the cpaB gene encoding Flp pilus assembly protein CpaB produces the protein MNKRVVVILFSAFIVAAICSLLVSRLVGKRVLASHSNMTRVVVATTDIKLGSVLRDVDVTYSEIASPAPKGAILNLKDAVGRGVVSNLYQNEPVVDSRLAASGSGGGLAATISPGMRACAVKVDDVVGVAGFVTPGMRVDVLISGNPPGTPNPVDGPKVKTLLQNIQVLSAGTDIQKDQEGKPKPVQVVNLLVTPEQAEDLSLASNQTHIQLVLRNPLDNQIAQPPGTVMANLFADKNSPVPPKPRTVSAPRVVRAAAPQIYLVQVFNGSKRTEEKFVSDEVKK, from the coding sequence ATGAATAAAAGAGTGGTAGTCATTCTCTTCAGTGCATTCATCGTCGCGGCTATCTGCAGCTTGCTTGTATCTCGCCTGGTTGGGAAACGCGTTTTGGCGTCGCACTCGAATATGACGCGCGTCGTTGTAGCAACCACCGATATCAAGCTGGGCAGCGTGCTTCGCGACGTCGACGTAACTTACTCTGAAATTGCCTCGCCCGCACCCAAGGGAGCAATTCTCAATCTCAAGGACGCAGTCGGAAGAGGAGTAGTCTCCAACCTCTACCAGAACGAGCCTGTAGTCGATAGCCGCCTGGCCGCATCGGGCTCAGGTGGTGGACTGGCTGCAACCATCAGCCCCGGTATGCGCGCATGCGCCGTCAAGGTGGATGACGTCGTCGGCGTTGCCGGCTTCGTAACACCTGGAATGCGCGTCGACGTTTTGATCTCAGGAAACCCGCCGGGGACACCAAATCCGGTCGACGGGCCGAAGGTAAAGACGCTGCTGCAGAATATCCAGGTTCTGTCAGCAGGCACGGACATCCAGAAAGATCAGGAAGGAAAGCCGAAGCCGGTACAGGTCGTCAATCTGTTGGTGACTCCGGAGCAGGCAGAAGATCTCAGTCTGGCAAGTAACCAGACTCACATCCAGTTAGTTCTGAGAAACCCTCTCGACAACCAGATCGCTCAACCTCCGGGCACTGTAATGGCGAACCTCTTCGCCGATAAGAACAGCCCCGTACCGCCGAAGCCGCGAACAGTATCAGCACCTCGCGTGGTTCGTGCAGCGGCCCCACAGATCTATCTCGTTCAGGTCTTCAATGGATCAAAACGTACGGAAGAAAAATTTGTCTCAGATGAGGTCAAAAAGTGA
- a CDS encoding class I SAM-dependent methyltransferase has protein sequence MAANEKLSPEFDLYAASYDALLEDPIRNRFAHGTHYFHQRKWVLIQDLLHRAGLNTSSLRWLDVGCGKGELLELAGSHFAWAGGCDPSAAMLDSSTRFEVRQQQSQIELPFDTGSADFVTAVCVYHHVPQAARKLLMNEIKRVLSPGGLACIIEHNPWNPVTRAIVSRCPVDVDAELLTARDAKALMSGCGFAPLFSDYFLYLPERLYSRMASLESLLAKVPLGGQYALLARSPYRASLG, from the coding sequence ATGGCGGCAAACGAAAAACTATCTCCAGAGTTCGATCTGTATGCGGCATCGTACGATGCGTTGCTGGAAGATCCCATCAGGAACCGGTTCGCCCATGGGACACACTATTTCCACCAGAGAAAATGGGTCCTGATTCAGGATCTCCTGCATCGGGCTGGGCTGAATACAAGTTCGCTACGATGGCTGGATGTAGGGTGCGGCAAAGGAGAGCTGCTCGAGTTAGCGGGAAGCCATTTCGCATGGGCAGGCGGCTGCGATCCATCTGCCGCAATGCTTGATTCCAGCACCCGCTTCGAGGTGCGCCAACAGCAATCGCAGATCGAGCTTCCGTTTGATACCGGTTCAGCAGACTTCGTAACGGCAGTGTGTGTGTATCATCATGTTCCGCAGGCAGCGAGAAAGCTGTTGATGAATGAGATCAAGCGAGTCCTGTCACCCGGGGGGCTGGCCTGCATTATCGAGCACAATCCCTGGAACCCGGTCACGCGAGCCATTGTCAGTCGATGCCCGGTAGATGTCGACGCCGAACTTCTTACCGCGAGGGACGCAAAAGCGCTGATGAGCGGCTGTGGCTTTGCACCACTTTTTTCTGACTATTTTCTCTATCTTCCGGAACGCCTTTATTCTCGTATGGCTTCTCTCGAGAGCTTGCTTGCAAAGGTCCCGCTGGGCGGTCAATATGCGTTGCTGGCGCGATCGCCTTATCGGGCTTCACTTGGGTGA
- a CDS encoding type II and III secretion system protein family protein gives MYAQTSGTPMAAPGASTQDSANDLVVAVGKSVLVDSLRSVSRIAVGSSDIAEATAVSPSEVMINGKAPGETTLIVWQAGGARQFFNVKVYGGRADAGDKLEAIRRELRTEFPGQAVRVSAEGGSIFLRGTVKDLDSSKRAVQIAATAGKVVNLLYVNVPAGEPQILLKVRFASVDRNRGQQLGLNVFSTGATNSIGTVTTQQFAPPTLENSQDGSGSRIALSDLMNIFIFRPDLNLGATLQAMQTTGVLQVLAEPNVLTSNGKQGSFLAGGQFPFPVVQGVTGSGTGAVTIQFKEFGVRLDFIPTITPRGTIRLQVAPEVSSLDFANGVRLSGFNVPAISTRKVKTEVELGQGQSFAIGGLLDNRETKNLSKIPFIGDVPVLGKLFQSMSVTKSNTELVVIITPEIVNPIPAGAPRPEIKFPDKFLPSLSGTLMENPSAPAGTIPPPATISVEKLVESMKPGRTLQTESMTPVAVYNFTNNGETDNPQQQASPQQ, from the coding sequence ATGTATGCACAGACGAGCGGAACCCCCATGGCTGCTCCCGGAGCCTCAACGCAGGATTCTGCAAATGATCTGGTAGTCGCCGTTGGCAAGTCCGTCCTGGTTGATAGTCTTCGCTCGGTGTCGCGGATCGCTGTCGGTTCCTCTGACATCGCCGAGGCTACCGCTGTAAGCCCTTCCGAGGTCATGATCAACGGTAAAGCCCCTGGAGAGACCACACTCATTGTCTGGCAGGCCGGAGGAGCCCGGCAGTTCTTCAACGTGAAGGTCTACGGCGGCCGTGCCGACGCCGGTGACAAGTTGGAAGCCATACGCCGTGAACTCAGGACCGAGTTTCCCGGCCAGGCTGTACGCGTCAGCGCCGAGGGAGGCTCTATCTTCCTTCGCGGCACAGTGAAGGATCTCGACAGCTCCAAGCGGGCCGTCCAGATCGCAGCTACCGCCGGCAAGGTAGTCAACCTGCTGTATGTCAACGTCCCTGCAGGCGAACCGCAGATTCTGTTGAAGGTGCGTTTCGCCAGTGTCGACAGAAACCGCGGTCAACAGCTTGGCCTGAACGTCTTCAGCACGGGCGCCACCAACAGTATTGGTACCGTCACGACGCAGCAGTTCGCACCGCCAACGCTCGAGAACAGTCAGGACGGTTCAGGGTCGAGAATAGCCCTGTCGGATCTGATGAACATCTTCATCTTCCGGCCCGATTTGAATCTCGGCGCAACACTCCAGGCGATGCAGACAACTGGTGTATTGCAGGTCCTGGCGGAACCCAATGTCCTGACGAGCAATGGAAAACAAGGAAGCTTTCTGGCCGGCGGCCAGTTCCCGTTCCCCGTTGTCCAGGGCGTTACTGGAAGCGGCACCGGCGCAGTGACGATCCAGTTCAAGGAGTTTGGCGTCCGTCTGGACTTCATCCCAACCATTACACCTCGTGGGACAATCCGGCTTCAGGTTGCACCCGAGGTCAGTTCTCTCGACTTCGCAAACGGAGTAAGGTTATCCGGCTTCAATGTTCCGGCAATCAGCACGCGCAAGGTCAAAACCGAAGTTGAGCTCGGCCAGGGTCAGAGTTTTGCAATTGGCGGACTGCTCGATAATCGCGAAACCAAGAACCTGTCGAAGATTCCTTTCATCGGCGATGTCCCGGTCCTCGGCAAGCTCTTCCAATCCATGTCAGTTACTAAGTCAAATACGGAGTTAGTAGTTATTATAACTCCCGAAATCGTGAATCCAATTCCGGCTGGAGCACCCAGGCCGGAGATCAAATTCCCCGATAAATTCCTGCCTTCGCTCTCCGGCACCCTCATGGAAAACCCGAGCGCTCCCGCAGGAACAATACCTCCTCCAGCAACGATTTCTGTTGAGAAACTGGTTGAGAGCATGAAGCCAGGGCGTACGTTGCAAACGGAAAGTATGACTCCCGTAGCCGTGTATAACTTCACGAACAACGGGGAAACAGACAATCCACAACAACAAGCTAGTCCACAGCAATAA
- a CDS encoding NADP-dependent oxidoreductase, translating into MQAVCIHRYGGPEELVLEEVPDPVPGEGEILVRLLATSVNPIDYKMRSGATKERFPLQFPAILGRDLSGIVESTGPGVTQFEPGQKVLALAWHTYAELVTVKANDVTHLPDGVDPVAAAALPLVSLTGDQLVRRAAKVHAGRTVLVTGALGSVGRAAIHSARKAGATVLAGVRKTQIEQALGLNANGVFALDDDNALKTLPPLDAVADTIGGDIATKLIAKVKSGGMYGSVVGPPKNAQQFPAITVNAMMAVPDPSKVREFADDVRDGKFRLPIRTELPLTEAAEAHRMAEHGGGSQGKILLF; encoded by the coding sequence ATGCAGGCAGTATGCATTCATAGGTATGGCGGTCCCGAAGAACTTGTCCTGGAGGAAGTTCCTGATCCAGTACCCGGAGAAGGTGAGATTCTGGTCCGCCTGCTCGCGACCAGTGTCAATCCAATCGACTATAAGATGCGAAGCGGCGCAACGAAAGAACGCTTTCCGCTGCAGTTCCCTGCCATTCTGGGACGAGATCTCAGTGGAATCGTCGAGTCGACGGGACCGGGAGTGACACAGTTCGAACCCGGCCAGAAGGTGCTGGCGCTGGCCTGGCACACCTATGCCGAGTTGGTGACGGTTAAGGCGAATGACGTGACTCATCTGCCCGACGGAGTCGATCCGGTTGCGGCAGCAGCTTTGCCGTTGGTCTCACTTACCGGAGACCAATTGGTCCGACGCGCGGCAAAGGTTCATGCCGGAAGAACAGTGCTTGTCACAGGAGCTCTCGGCAGCGTTGGCCGAGCCGCGATTCACTCTGCCCGCAAAGCAGGAGCAACTGTTCTCGCCGGCGTACGCAAGACCCAGATCGAACAGGCCCTGGGCTTGAATGCGAACGGTGTTTTCGCACTCGATGATGACAACGCCCTCAAGACCCTGCCGCCGCTCGATGCAGTGGCTGACACCATTGGTGGAGACATCGCCACAAAGCTGATCGCGAAGGTAAAAAGTGGCGGGATGTACGGCAGTGTCGTCGGTCCGCCGAAAAATGCGCAGCAGTTTCCAGCCATTACCGTCAATGCCATGATGGCCGTTCCCGATCCATCCAAGGTACGGGAGTTCGCTGACGACGTTCGAGATGGGAAGTTTCGGCTTCCTATCCGTACCGAACTGCCGCTCACCGAGGCAGCCGAAGCACATCGCATGGCCGAGCATGGCGGCGGATCTCAAGGGAAGATTCTGCTCTTTTAG